The following DNA comes from Moritella sp. 24.
GTCGCACGATCAAGGCGATGGGCTGTCACTAGTGTTTCGATACCTGTTTTTATTCTTAGACGATTAACTAAGCACTCATTAACGAATTGACCGCTAGGGCTTACGGCTAAAAAATGAGGCTTGTAGGCAACAATAATATTGTCGTCTTCGTAGATAATCTTTTCAGTAAAAGGTACTTTTTTCTCTACCGCAACTTCTCGGTAATAATAAACTCGTTCTCGTGGCACAAACACGCAATCAAGAGTGATTAAACTACCATCTCGCCAATGCACTTTTCCATCCACAATACGCTGTTGCCATACCGTCGCATCGATCTGTTGGAAGTGACTGATAAGAAAGCTGAATACAGTGGGTTTGTCCGTCACGTTTTCTGGTAGGACGATATGGGAAGCGTGGGTGGCACGAACCTGAGACATAAATTAAAACTCGTTAAACACAAATATGATAGGCGAAGGAGTGTAGCTGATATTATCTTTTAATTCACTCCTCAAGAGCCCTCGCTATCAATTCGAGTTGCGGTTTTCCATAAAACGTTGGCTTTACTATATTTAAGATTACGAGTACATCGAGTATTACTAAGGAGTATGCGTGTTATTTTTTATTACGCTTGTGTTAATTGCTTGTCTTGGTTATTTAGCGCAAACAACTGGCTTATGTATGGTCAAAGGTATGAATCAAGCAGTGAAAAGAAAGCCCATGTTTTTAGTCGCGATCTTACTTAGCGGTTCCTTTGCATGGCTACCTTTATTGATCGCTAATTTTAGTGTTGAAAGAAATATGTTTATATCATACGAGGCAACTTGGTTCTCAGCTGTCGGGGGGCTTATTTTTGGTTTTGGAGCCGCGATAAACCATGGTTGTGGCGTATCTACGGTCAGTCGTTTAGCACGTGGAGATATTGCCATGTTAGCGACTATTTTGGGCTGGTTAGCAGGTTGGGTTTTACTGGCTTCATTTATTTCTAAAGTCGAAAGTCATGTTTATATTTTACCTCAATATATGCATTTTATTGGTGGTGCTCTACTGTCGATATTATTAGTAATTGCCTTATTTCGATTTAACAAAGAAAATCAAAAGCTATGGTTATCGATGTTAAGCATTGGCATGGTGGCAAGTATTATATTTTTGTATGAACGTCACTGGACACCGAGTGGATTACTGAAAGATATTAGCTTGTTTGTGTGGTATGGAAATGAACGAACTTGGCCGTCAGTAGAGCGATTTTTATTGATATTTAGCTTAATCTTGGGGATGCTTATTGCAGCTATCGTTACTCGTTCGTTTGTTTTTAAGTGGTTTACAATCAGGCTGGTTGCTAGGCACTTATTAGCAGGTGTATTGATGGGCATAGGCGCTGTATTGGCCAGTGGCGGTAACGATACGCAGTTGTTATTAGCCTTGCCCGCATTTTCACCAGCAGGCTTGGTTGCTGTGGTTTTTATGCTGTTCGGGATTTATTTAGGTGGTATTGTTTCTAAGATCGTCGATTTGAAAGGTAGGTAAAATTAGCTTTAGAGTGATAAGAAGGACTGACTTGACTAATTTGGTGGATAAGCATCGTTTATGTGACTTTATTACAGACATAAAAAAACACCTGATGTTTCCATCAAGTGTTCTAAATTTGGTGGGCCCTCCCAGACTTGAACTGGGGACCTGCCGATTATGAGTTTCTTCAACTTAGGTTATTTCTATCCATCTTCAAGCCATATTTCCCCGCTAATACCCTACGAAAAATCATAAGCTGATACCTGCGTTGACGTTGACGGCGTGATTCCGTGTTTTACAGGACTGTCGCCGCCGTCAGGGATTGGGGTAAATGTGAGGGGGGTTGGGTGGAAGTACCGGAGACTGACAGGATTCGACAGGAAGATCTTTGTATAATATTTCCTGTCTATAAGTCGAGCGTAACTATTCGTGTGGTCTTAACTGTGGTTGATATAACTATTGGTAATCGAGATTATATATGTGAATTAGGTACAATTAAGTTATTGAATAATTTATAGGTTAAATAGCACTGATGGTAAATTTTTACAAAATTCCAGATGATGATCCAGATTTAGAGGCTTTTGAGCGGCTAATTGCTGATTTCCACCCTTGGTATAGAAAATTTAAAAATAAGAAAGAAGGGAGACCAAGTTACAAGCATAAGAATTTCTACTACCGTGCGTTTGAGCAAGGCCCATTTCCAGGTATTGATGATCCTTATTGCCCATTCGCATTTACATTTTTTAATAAAGATCATCTATATAATTATTTTTTACAGTGTCATAAATTTCTTGAAAAACGGTATGGACATAGAGAGGACAAGGTGGGCCTTGAAAAAATAGTAGAAAGCTTTGAAAATCTGATGAAAGATAAAAGTCTAGTTTTAACCCATGACCTTGAATGTTTAGTTAAAACTAGCTGTTTTATATGGTCGGAGTTAATTGGAAATTATATAGTTGATGGACGAAAATATATTAATGCTGATGTACAAGATCGGATTGTTGAGCATTGCCAGAATGTGAGTGATCTTTTATGGGAGTTGTCTCAATCTGAAGAGTTAGAGTATGGTGAGTTAAAAACACTAGATCTTCATGGACGGTATGCACTGTTAGCTAAGGCGCTGCTTCAAGGGTACATGAGGATGTTACCGAGTCAGATTAAAGAACATACTATATTCTGGAAAAAAGAAATAGCTAGAACGTCTACGAAAAAAAGCCCATTTAAAAATATGAAGGTCATTGTCAAAGCTGGATTTAAAGAGATATTTCCTAGATATATTGATGTTGTACTCGCTCATCACATTGTAAAAAAGTTGGGTGGAACTCCTGATATGCCTTCCTCTCCAATGGATTTTATCTACAAAGAAATTCATCAAAATAACTCAGCTAATTCTGGAGATCTTAGAGCTCAATATCGATGGTTATTCATTAAAGCATGGCTTTATTCTTATTTAAAAAAATATGACCTGAAAGCATCTGAAGTAGCAAGGCAGATCTCTCATGATGATGATTTTTTTTATATGTCTGACATGCCTAAATTGAAAGATTTCAATAATGAGTCACATAAAGAAGAGATTCAAATTGCACGATTTCGAGATCTAAAGAACCACCTTTCGTATTGGAAAAATAACAAATCAGAACAGGGTTATGTCTACAGTAAAATATTAAAAAATAGCAAAGACCAAATTTAGTCCTCGACTTACCTCTAACCTCCTTCAAAGAGAAGCCATCGCGCTTCTCTTTTTTTTTACTTTAACAAAGCCCGGCGCAAATGACAGCTCACAAAATAGATTTACTGTTTAATGCAATCCAACGAGAGGCAACTCTCAATGCTCTTTAAAAATTTGGACTAAAGAAAACCAATTCATTTTAATAATGCATTAAACCGGATTCCGACGCCAATCAACGTCCGGTGTAATGCAAAAAAAAGGAATAATTATGTTAATTAAAGAAAACAATACTATTGAGGTTAAATCAAAACTTCAAACAGCCTGTATCTTTGCTAAGGCTAAGCATGCACAAAAGTGTGCCCCATCAATGGGGGTCATTAAAGATAAGCGCTTAAGCGAGTTGATCAACGAATATGACGGGAATGGATTACCGTCAATTGAGTTAGCGGAGAAACTAGATCCATATACGAACAAGGAAGACGTTTTAGGTACTAGTGATGACATTGGTTATATAGAAAGCTGCGTTAAACGTTACTTGAGAGGCATTCCAATACATCTCGGGAGGTTAATAAAATGTCAGGAAAAGCTAAAATTTTATGAAAAAGTGCATGAAAAACTAATTGACCAAAAAGTAATTTCTGTTGACGGCTGCGACATTGCGGTTAGCAATCTTCACCAATTTTTAGCACCGTCGGATTGGATCCGCTGGCCTAAATGTCAAAATGGGGAGTTAGTTACTGATGTAGATGAACTTAAAAATATACCCATTCCATTAGCCCGTAAATTATATCAAGCGCTAACCTTTGCATGGAGTAAGAACCTACTCAAGTTTAATGTAAACCATAAAGGTCGACATTATGAGTATTGTAATCCGTTTGCTGCGAGTAGTGGTAGAGAAGCGACAAAAGGTTGTTCTTTTGTCTATTTACCTTGTGATTTACGTCATTATCTTCTGTATCCCAAGAAAGGAAATCAGATCTTCATACTTGATTTCTGTTCTCAGGAACCTGCTTGCTTAGCTGCTATGTGTGGTGATAGTGAGCTTTGGGAAGCTTACCAGCGTGGGGACTTATACGAGGCATTAAAAGCTAGAGATAGTTTGTTCACAGATCTTAGTCGAAAGACATTCAAAGTTCTGTGTATTAGCCACCTCTACGGTATTACACCTAGTGGCATTTCTAAGACATTTGGAGTCACTAAAGATACCGCTGTTCTATGGGACCGCACCCTTCGTAAAATAATGCACAAAGTGAATGCCTATCTTGATAGCAAAGTTAAACAAGCTTTTAAGCAAGGTTACGCTGACGTGTTCGGGTTTCGCCGTACAGTCGCAGCCGACACAAGAACGTCATCAATTCGTAATTTTTTTGTGCAAGCCGTATGTGCTTACATGCTAAGAAAAATATGCTTGAAACTAGAGCAACTCAACATCCCCCTTATTTTTTCTATTCATGACTGCTTTGCAATCGAAGTTTCAGCCAATGACAAAGAGACTAAGCCACTTGTAGCCCAAGTAATGGCTGATGTGTCTGAATCAATCTTAGGGCAAGGATACAGATTACGTAGCGACTGTGAATATCACAAAAAGAATATTAATTAACTTAGAATTGGAGAGAAATCATGGCGATGAAAGTACGCACAACTAACCAAGCAGGAGCTAACGAAGCTCATTTGAATAAGTTAGCAACTCAGTTAACCCCAATCTGTAGAAATATATTACTGAAATATGGTGATGACTTCAGCTCAGCAATATATGAAGGTGTCGATAAGGCAGATTTTTGCATGTTTGCTTTGTATCGTGGCAAGCCCTACTTTGTGTTCGAGGGCGATGCTATTAATAAGATGGTTCCCATTGACTCTCCAGAGTTTAATGGTTTTATCGGTCGATTGATTAAGTTGGCGTTGGGTAAAGCTCCATCACCTAGACTGATGAAACCGACACTAGAAAATTTGAAAAATGAAATTACCCTCGACGGTGTGAATATAGAAGCTGCTGAATTCAATTCTTACCTAAATGCAGCGATTCCTAACGAGGGTGTTGTTCTTGATAGTAACGATCAGAATGGAAGTGCCTTACTTCTTCGGGATGGAGTTGTGATATCAGCTAACTCACCAACTGAATTGACTTTTATTCATAAACCAGCAAAAGGTAAATTGACTTATATACCATCAGGTGGCGATAACCTAAAACTTGAAAAGCTACACGATCTATTTAGTAACTTGAATCGAAACCAGTTCTATTTGGTTCTTGCCTATATCACGTTCATCTTAGCGCACCCTCGTAGCCAAGGACTGACATACCCCATGTTGTATGTCTACGGCTCTGCGGGTACAGGCAAGACCACAGTGGTTAAGTTGATTACTAAGTTGTTAGGTTTAGGTGAGGACACTGTAAAAAGTTTACCTAAAAGTGTGCGAGATTTAGTGGCTATAGCAGCTAATAATTATGTTCTTTGTTTTGATAATGTTTCTAATATTAATGATGAATTATCGAATGCTTTTTGTAATGTAGTCACTGGTGTTACTGTTACAGGGCGAACATTACATACAAATACTGACATCACCGATACAGTCGTTCACCAGCCGATGATTTTGACTGCTATCACGTTACCGAGACAATACGATCTTACAACAAGGGCTGCTTTTATTAATACGAGTAAGCCAACAAAAAGCTATAGGAATGAGAATGAAATATTTCAACTCCTAGATGCTATGTTACCAGAAGTCCAAAGCTGGTTACTAGATACAACAGCTAAAACCATGAAGAACGTGGTGGATGTTGAAAGTATTATCGATCATCGTGCAGCCAGTTATATCCAGTGGGTCGCAGGGTTCGAAAAAACAATGGGAATTGAAGATCAATCTATTCAAAAGTGTTTTATGAAGGAAACAGAAGAAGGTTTGAATCAACAGACCGCTGAGCATAACCCATTCATCACAAGTATCGCAGGAGTCGTTCAAGAGTTCGGTGAATTCACTGGCACACCAACTGAGGTACACAAGGCTGTTAGTAGTTATATTCAATCGTTAGAGATGAGGCTACCGAACGGCTGGCCTGCTAATGCCAACGCTATGTCTATCAAGCTTAATAATTCAGTAGAGCTATTAGCTAAACAAGGCGTGGAATGGTTCGTTGATGCAAAACGTGGCACAAAAGGACGTAAAGCAACACTGAGACCAATCTTGTTACCAGAAAAGAAAGAAACACAGCCTTTACTTGATGACCAAGAATTAAAGCAACCTACTTTACCTGATACGTCTGAACTGGATTTGGTGCTCGATGACGATCTTGACTGGACCGAATCAGCTCTAGAAGACATGGTTCTTGAAAATGATACCCTTTTACAATCACGTGAAAAAACCGAAACAGCAAGCCATGCTGAGCTATTAGCATTTCTTGGCTAACCAACTTTATTAAATAACCTAATCAATAATAATTTAAACGCACTGGCTTCACGTTAGGGGGTCAGTGCGCCTAAACCCAAGGAAAATACACTATGAATGGTTTACTAAATACAGCACGCAAGACACCTTTTATCGAAGTAAAGAAAGTATCAGATGACACGAAGAACGATCTCAGGTTAATTAAAGAATCATTAGCGTGGAACGCTGATCTCTCTGAAACAGAGCCAATGCTGCCTTGTGGAGATTCTGTCATTAACTGGGATAGTTACTCTGATGGCTATCATGAGTTAACAGAAAGCGGAGGCATTATTAGTGTACTGGATTGCGATGTAGATAGGGATGATGAGTCATTACTTAAAGTCTTTGTGGTTACACGAACTCCGGTTAAAGACCCTGAAGATCTAAATGTTTTTGAATCTTGGCATGGGTCATATAAATATACTGGCATCCCTAATGCGATTCTGGACGCTTATGATTATATGAATCCACTACTGAATCTCTCGAAACAGAATAAGTTAACAGCGCTTGCCATTGTTCTAGAGCGATTTGTTTCCCAATCAGATTTAGAAGTTGAGGGCTCTGCGAGTAAAGGCATTATTGCGCTGATCGAACATACTCTTAGCTAAGGGGCTTTATCGGATTGCTTATACTTTAACGTCGAAAATCATAAGTAGGAATGATATCTCTTTAATCATCTAAGTCTATGCAACATTAATGGCATGTATCACTTAACTACCTATATGTAATACCACCAATTATTAATAACTTAAACGCACTGACTCCACGTTAGGGGCTCAGTGCGCTCTTTTTCTCAGTTTCTCACTAGAAGCTACTATCCGAAATATCAAACCAACGCATTAATTGCGCTGACTTTGTTTATAAAAAATAAGGTAAATAATATGATCAATCAGACT
Coding sequences within:
- a CDS encoding DNA polymerase; the protein is MLIKENNTIEVKSKLQTACIFAKAKHAQKCAPSMGVIKDKRLSELINEYDGNGLPSIELAEKLDPYTNKEDVLGTSDDIGYIESCVKRYLRGIPIHLGRLIKCQEKLKFYEKVHEKLIDQKVISVDGCDIAVSNLHQFLAPSDWIRWPKCQNGELVTDVDELKNIPIPLARKLYQALTFAWSKNLLKFNVNHKGRHYEYCNPFAASSGREATKGCSFVYLPCDLRHYLLYPKKGNQIFILDFCSQEPACLAAMCGDSELWEAYQRGDLYEALKARDSLFTDLSRKTFKVLCISHLYGITPSGISKTFGVTKDTAVLWDRTLRKIMHKVNAYLDSKVKQAFKQGYADVFGFRRTVAADTRTSSIRNFFVQAVCAYMLRKICLKLEQLNIPLIFSIHDCFAIEVSANDKETKPLVAQVMADVSESILGQGYRLRSDCEYHKKNIN
- a CDS encoding YeeE/YedE thiosulfate transporter family protein → MLFFITLVLIACLGYLAQTTGLCMVKGMNQAVKRKPMFLVAILLSGSFAWLPLLIANFSVERNMFISYEATWFSAVGGLIFGFGAAINHGCGVSTVSRLARGDIAMLATILGWLAGWVLLASFISKVESHVYILPQYMHFIGGALLSILLVIALFRFNKENQKLWLSMLSIGMVASIIFLYERHWTPSGLLKDISLFVWYGNERTWPSVERFLLIFSLILGMLIAAIVTRSFVFKWFTIRLVARHLLAGVLMGIGAVLASGGNDTQLLLALPAFSPAGLVAVVFMLFGIYLGGIVSKIVDLKGR